The Salegentibacter sp. Hel_I_6 region AATAATCCTGACGATGAGTAAATTACTTCTTTATGATTTTAGCGCTACTACGGACTGGTCTGCCTGGGAAGTGGAGAACGATGTGGTGATGGGTGGTAATTCCAGCAGTAAACTGGAACGCAGCGACGAGGGAAATGCTATATTTAAAGGTTCGGTTTCTCTGGAAAACAATGGCGGTTTCGCTTCGGTGCAGTATCATTTTCCATCTAAAAATATCAAAGGCTACAAAAAAGCGCTTATTTTATTAAAAGGGGACGGGAAGTCTTATCAATTCAGGATGAAAGCCAATTTACAGGATAGAGCTTCCTATATTTATACATTCAAAACTACCGGCGACTGGCAAACGGTTGAGGTTCCGCTAAAGGAAATGGAACCGGTTTTTCGCGGAAACAAACTGGATCTTCCCAACTTTTCTGCAGAAACCATTCAGGAAATTCGGTTTTTAATCGGGAATAAAAAAGCAGAAGATTTTCGACTCGAAATTGATAAAATCGAGCTGGAGTAATTTTCCATAGTAGAAATTACAAGGGCGTTTGCGGCTTGAAAATTTATTCAATAGCAATAATTCATAACTATACTTCCATAAAAAACTAATAAAAGCCGGCTTTCCCGGTTTCTATGCTTTCACTTATATTTGAAACAAAAATCAGCCAAGTATGAAAATTGTTGTTTCTCCGGCCAAAAGCCTGGATTACGAATCTAAATTACCTACTACTCGCGGCACACAGCCGGCTTTTTTGGAAACTACCGCCAAACTTAATCGTAAGATGGCAAGAATGACCAAAAATGAGATTTCTGAATTGATGAGCATCAGCGATAAGCTCGCCGATCTTAATTATACCCGCTACCAGGATTTTGAAGAAGAACACAACAAAAAGAATTCTCGCCCTGCTATGTATGCTTTTGCAGGCGATGTTTATACAGGCCTGGATGCTTATACCATTCCCACCGAAAAACTGGACCGCCTACAGGATAGTTTGCGCATCCTTTCCGGACTTTATGGCGTGCTAAAACCGCTGGATCTCATGCAGCCTTATCGTTTAGAGATGGGAACTTCGGTAGGTATAGAACGCAAGGATAACCTATATGAAGTTTGGCAACCAAAAGTTACCGAACTCCTGAATGAGGAAATGGAAGATGGCGAACTGTTT contains the following coding sequences:
- a CDS encoding CIA30 family protein, whose product is MSKLLLYDFSATTDWSAWEVENDVVMGGNSSSKLERSDEGNAIFKGSVSLENNGGFASVQYHFPSKNIKGYKKALILLKGDGKSYQFRMKANLQDRASYIYTFKTTGDWQTVEVPLKEMEPVFRGNKLDLPNFSAETIQEIRFLIGNKKAEDFRLEIDKIELE
- the yaaA gene encoding peroxide stress protein YaaA; this encodes MKIVVSPAKSLDYESKLPTTRGTQPAFLETTAKLNRKMARMTKNEISELMSISDKLADLNYTRYQDFEEEHNKKNSRPAMYAFAGDVYTGLDAYTIPTEKLDRLQDSLRILSGLYGVLKPLDLMQPYRLEMGTSVGIERKDNLYEVWQPKVTELLNEEMEDGELFINLASNEYFKAIDTKRLKAEVISPVFKDFKNGKLKIISFFAKKARGSMVRYIIDKDVKTLEELKGFDYMDYRFSEEHTEKENEPVFIR